The following nucleotide sequence is from Kiritimatiella glycovorans.
GTGTTATGAAGCCCGTACAGCAGCTTGTCGATGTCCTGAAAGCCCGACGAGATGCCGGTGATCGGCTTGCCTTCCGCGTGAATTTTTTCGATCTTTTTCACCGCCTCGCGCACGGCCTCGGGCCAGCTCACGATATCGGAGGATTTTTCGGCGCCGAGTTCGAAGAAGGACTGCTCCACCTCGCTCAGTACTTCCGTCGCGTCCTTCTCGGAATCGTAACTGGACTCCACCGCCGCGCGGGCGCGGTCGATCATCTCCCGGCGGAGGAACTGCTCCTGCAGGATTTCGATATAGAATTCTGCGTGCGCGGAGGTCGGGGTGCTGTCGATGAGTTCGACCAGGTAATCCTGGCCGCCGAGCCGGTCCAGTTTCCCGTTCCGGGTGAGGCGGTCCACCACCGTCAGCAGATCGACCGCGTTCTCCTCCTCGCCCATCTGCAGGAGTTCCTCGTACAGGTCCCGGTGCTGTCGCGTATAGAACGATTCCGGTCTGACCTGCCGCTCCTGGCAGAGGGAGATGACGCGCTCCGCGTCGCTCAGAACACAGCCCAGCACCCCCCGTTCCGCTTCCGCGCTGTGCGGTGGCACGCGACGTGAGGCGGTGGAGGAGGTCTCCGTCATTCCTCGACCACCCACACCTTGAGCTTAGGCTGCACTTCGGGGTGAAGGTCGACCGCGACATCGAAGACCCCGAGTTCGCGGATCGGATCCTCGAGCACGATCTGTTTGCGGTCCAGTTCGATGCCTTTTTCTTCCCGCACCTTGTCGGCGATCAGCTGGGCGTTCACCGAGCCGAACAGCTGACCCTGGTCGCCCGTCTTCACGAGCACCGTGCAGTCCATGCCGTCGATCTTTTCCGCGAGTTCCCTGGCCGCCTCGAGTTCCTCCCGCATCTGCCGGAGCCGTTCGCGGCGCTTGTTCTCGATCTGTCGTCTGCGGCCTTCCGTGACCGGAGCGGCCAGTCCGCGGGGCACCAGGTAATTGCGCGCATATCCGTCCGCCACGCGGACGACGTCGCCCTCAATCCCGAGGTTCTCGACCCGCTCGAGTAAAATGACTTCTTTCGCCATCAGAGCATTCCTTTCTCAACTCATCTTCAGGGCACGAGCCCCATGTTCCGCGCACGGCGGATGGCACGCTTCAGCTGGCGCTGCTGCGCCGCCGTCGCTCCGGTGATTCTGCGGGGCGTGATCTTGCCCTCCTCCGTCATGAACTTCCGGAGCAGCTCCGCGTCCTTGTAATCGATTTCTTCCACGTTACGCAATTCCTGCGCCATGGCACGTCGTTTAACTGGCAATGGTGACCTCCTGGATTAACCCGCCCTGCCCTCAGAACGGAATATCGTCGTCTTCTTCCTGCTGCTGCGCCTGCGGGTTTTCACCCCGCGACTGCCGTCCGCCGTCCTGGGGGGCATCTTCGTAACGGGCGTTTCGCGGTCTTCCGAGAAACTGCACCCGATCCGCCCGCACCTTGAGCTTGCTCCGCTTCTCGCCCTGCCGGTTTTCCCACTGATCGAGCTGCAGACGGCCCTCGATCAGCACCGGCGATCCCTTGGACAGGTATTCGCCCGACGTTTCCGCCTGGCGCCCCCACACGGTGATATCTACAAAGACCGTGCGCTCCTCGGTCTCGCCGCTGCGCGTGCGGTACTGCTCGTTGACGGCCAGGCCGAGATCCGAGACCGCCGTCCCCGACGGCGTATAGCGCACTTCGGGATCGCGGGTAAGGTTCCCCGCCAGAAAAACACGATTCATATCCGCCATTTCAGGCCTCCCGGCCGGCTGCGGCCCGGTCTTCGACTCTGGTGAACTGGGAGCGAAGGACCTCTGTACCGAGTTTGATCCGTTTTTTCAAGTCATCCATCCGCTGCTCGTCGAGTTTGAGATTCATGATCACGTAGTGGCCGGCCGTATGCTTGCCCTGCGGACGGGCGAACGGGCGACGGCCCATGCGGGCGGTATTCTCCACCTCGCCGCCGACGCGGCCCACCTCGCTTTTGACCTTTTCGACGGCCTCGTTCAGCTCATCCTCGCCGAGCGATTCGGGAAATATAAATAAACCTTCGTATACTCTCACGTTGTCCTCCCGTCCTTCATTCCCTTCCGTTGTGCGCGTTCATCGCCGCTTCAACCCCGTCGCGCAGCACCGCCTCCACGGCGTCCGCGGCGCGGCCCCGCACCTCGTTCATCACCTCGCGCTCATCCGGCGTGAACCGCCCCAGCACGTAGGCCACCTGATCCGCCCCCGGCGGTCGCGGGCCGACCCCGATCCGGAGCCGCGGCACGTCCTGCGCGCCCAGGGCCGCCGCGACCGAGCGAACCCCGTTGTGCCCCCCGGCCGAGCCTCCCGGCCGCACCCGGATCCGGCCCAGGTCCAGCGCGAGGTCGTCGTAGACCAGAAGCAGATCCTGCATCTCCGCCGGACTCCTGCGCAGGACCGCCGTCGCGGCCTCTCCGCTGCGGTTCATCAGCGTGCGCGGCTTCACCAGCCACACCGGCTGGTCGAATCCGGGCGCTTCGGCCAGGTCGGATTTCAACCGCCACTTCCGCCGGAAGGCGACCCCTAATCGTTGCGCCAGCTCATCGAGCACTTCGAACCCGGCATTATGCCGCGTGCCCGAGTAGCGCGGTCCGGGATTTCCCAGTCCGATCACGGCCTTCATCCGACCTCCGGCACACCGGCCCCCTGACCTCTTCAGCCCTCAGAGGGCTCTTCGCCCTCCCCGGCTTCGCCTTCGGCGCCTTCCTCGCCCGCTTCGCCTTCTTCGCCCTCAAGGGCCTCTTCCTCTTCAGCCATCTCTTCTTCTTCCGTCCGCGGGGCACTGACGTGGGCGATGGCGATCTCGGGATCGTCCAGCAGATCGTATTTGCTCTTATCCATCGGGACATCCGCGATTGAAAGCGAATCGCCGATGTTCAGGGCGCTTACATCGACCTCGAACATATCCACAATATCCGCGGGCAGACATTCGACCTCGATCTGTCCGTGCAGATGCTCGAGCACCCCGCCTTCCACGGCCCCGGCGGGCTCGCCGGTGAGGTGCACGGGAATGGCGACGCGAAGTTTCTGATTGGCCGAAATCTCCTGCAGATCGACATGAACCAGCCCCTCCCCGAGCGGCTCGTGCTGCACATCCTTCAGAAAGGCCTGGATCGGCCCGGACTCGTCGATGCTGAGCTGCAGCACCATGTTCTCACTGGCGTGGCTCCGGAGCATGCGCTGAACCGCCCGTTCCTGGAGCGCCAGGCTCTGGCTCTCACCGCTTTCCCGGTAGCACACGGCCGGCAGCTGCCCCGAGCGCCGCATCCGGCGGCACGGTCGCGTTCCCGTCTCCGTTCGGGTCACTGCCTGAAGCAGTATCTCTTCCGTCATGACGTATCTTCTCCTTGTATGGCACGTTGAGCGGCGCCGGCCGCTGCATCTATTCCTCAACGCGGAACAGGCAGGACACGGACTGCTGCTTGTGAATCCTGCAGATCGCCTCGGCCAGCAGTTCGGACAGCGACAGGATGGTCAGGTCGAATCCGTCGTTCTGTATCCGTTGCGGGACGCTGTCGGTCGTGATCAATTCCTCGATCGCCGACGCGCGAATTCGCTCCACACCCTTCTCGCAGAGGAGCGAGTGCGTGACCGCCGCCCGGATGCTGCGGGCGCCCGAATCCTTCAGCAGCTGCGCCGCCCCGCTCAGGGTGCCCGCGGTGCTCACGATGTCGTCCACGATCAACGTATCGCAGTCCTGGACTTCGCCGACGAGATAGGCCGACTCGACGTCGCTCGAACTCTTGCGCTGTTTGCCGATCAGCGCCAGTCCGGCCTCGAGCTGGCGGGCATAGCCGTAGGCCATCTTCAGCCCGCCGGGATCGGGCGAAACCACGACCAGGTTCTTCAAATTGCGCTTCGCCCGCAGGTGGCGCACGATGATCGGCGAGGCGTACAGATGATCCACGGGTATATCGAAGAACCCCTGGATCTGCTGCGCGTGAAGATCGACCGTCAGCAACCGGTTTGCGCCCGCGGCCACCAGCAGATTGGCGACCAGCTTGGCCGTGATCGGCACCCGGGGCTGGTCCTTGCGGTCCTGCCGCGCATAGCCGTAGAACGGAAGGACTGCGGTGATCCGATTGGCCGACGCGCGCTTGGCGGCGTCGATCATGATCAGCAGCTCCATCAGGCTCTCGTTCGGCGGATAACTCAGCGGCTGGATGATAAACAGGTCGGCGCCGCGGACGTTGTCCTTGATCTTGACAAAGACCTCGCCGTCCGGAAAGCGGCTGATCTCCACATGACCCAGCTCCGCGCCCGCATCGCCCGCGATGCGTTCCGCCAGATCTCTGTGCGCCGTACCCGCCAGTATCTTCATGCCGTTGCCGTCCTCCGGTCTCCGCCTGCCGCACTGCATGGTTGCCCGACCAGGACTTGAACCTGGACCCTGGCCTCCAAAGGGCCGTGTGCTGCCATTACACCATCGGGCAACACAAAGGCCTTTTTCTCAATGCGTTACCTTGTGTCCCGTCCTTTACCCCGCCGTGCGGTGAAAAGCGAATGAATGTAGCCGCGAACGGGAGCGGCGTCAAGATTCTTGGACCCGACCTCACGTTTTTTCGGGGCCGCCCGGCCGAAACTCCCGCGCAGGGCGGCGGGTCAGCTGCTGCCAGGGCTCCGGCCCCCCAGCCTTCGAATCCGTTCCGCATGCGCCGGAAATCGCGCGGCCAGCGACTCGGGGTCGGCCAGCTCGAAATCCGCGTATTCGAATCCCGGGGTGACCGTGCAGCTCACGAGCGCACAGGACGAGGGCTCGAGGCACTCGGCGGCCATCCAGGTGCCGGGGGGAACCACGGCCTGGCGTTCGCTTCCGCTTTCCGGGCCGGACCCGAGCCGGACCGGGGCGTAGACGCCGTCGGCATCGATCCGGTGCAGACACAGCGCCCCTCCGGCCCGGTGCTGCCATAGCTCTTCCCCGCGCAGCCGGTGAAACGCCGAATAGTCCCCCGGTCCCAGAAGGTAATAGATCGACGAGGCCGCCGGCCGTCCGCCCTCGAACCCTTCAGGCAGCGCCGACTCATCGATCCGTATGCACGATTCATAGGTGCGCACGAACCAGCCGCCCTCCGGGTGGCGTTCCATGCCGAGTTCCCGGATCCAGAATGACGCGTCACGGTCCACGCGCCTCATCATTCAGGATTCGTACACCGGGTTCAATGTCTGGGATCCACATAAAAATCCGCGAATAACCGAAAACAGAGACGGCCAGCCAGCCGACGGAGGGTGTCGGCATAGACATTCCGCCCCGGACGTGTTACCTGTCAGTGGAACCCGAAAGAGAAGCCTGAGGCCACCGGAAACCCGTGATCGACTACGAACAACTGGAGCGGCGGATCGGCAGGGTCCACCTGGAACGGCGCCTCAACCGCCAGAGCCTGCATGTCTCGGAAGTCTTTGGTCCCGGACGCACCCGGTTCCATCTCGAACGGATGCGACGCCTGCACGCCGTAATTCGCGGAACGCTCAAGGCCGCCGGGATGTATCGACGCGGCCTGCGCAATACCCTGGATGTCCGGGTCCGCCGGCAACGGGTCCTCCTGCCCTCCCTGCCCGAAGCGTTCGACGGCTTCACCGTTCTTCATCTCAGCGATCTGCATCTCGATGCACACCCTCCCGTGACCGACGTGCTGATCGGGAAGATCCGCGCACTCGACTACGATCACGCCGTGGTGACGGGGGACTTCCGGGAGAGCACCTTCGAATCGTTCGACCGCGCCGTCGAACTCACGCTGCGCCTGAAATCCGCGCTGCCGGGGCCGGTGCACGCCGTGCTCGGCAATCATGACTTTATCGAGATGACCGATCCTCTTGAAGAAGCGGGGCTGCGGTTCCTGATCAACGAGGGCGTCTCCATCCGGCGCGGCGACGACATGATCTACCTGGCGGGTGTCGACGATCCCCATTTCTACGAGACCGAAAACCTCGACAAGGCGCTCTCCGGGGGCATCGACGCGCCCGTGCGCATCCTCCTCGCACATTCGCCCGAACTCTACCGCAAAGCGGCCGCCGGGAACGTGGATCTCTACCTCTGCGGACACACCCACGGAGGCCAGATCTGTCTCCCCGGCGGCGTGGCCGTCGCCGGCAACGTCCGCTGTCCGCGCGCATTCCGCCACGGACTCTGGCGCTTCGACGAAATGCAGGGCTACACCTCCGTCGGCGCCGGCGCCTCGTCCGTACCCGTGCGCTATAACTGCCCTCCGGAGATCACGCTGATCCGGCTGGAACGAGGACAACTCTGACTCTCTTACTCAGGTTTCAGGTCTCAGGTTTCTCACTCCCTCTCACTCTGACTCTGATTCTGATTCTCCCCCTCACACCCTCCCCTTTCCCCTCAGCGCCTCCGGACCGGTGGCGGAGGCGAGGTGGCACCAGGCGATCGCGAGGGCGTCGGCGGCGTCGGAGGGGAGTTTTTCCTGGATCCCCGTGAGCCGGCGAATCATGAGTTCGATCTGTTCCTTGCGCGCGCTGCCGTTGCCGACGACGGCCTCCTTGACACGCCGGGGTGCGTATTCGAAGACCTCGACGTCGCGCTGCGCGCATGTGGTGAGTACCGCGCCCCGGGCCTCTCCCAGGATGAGCGACGTGCGCGCATTGCGGCAGAAGAAAACCCCTTCGATCGCCGTCTCCAGGGGCAGGTATTCGTCCAGGCACGCCCCGATCCCGGAGGCCAGGTGCGCCAAGCAGCGGGTGCGGCTGCAATCGCGGCGGTTGCGGATCACGCCCCAGGTCAAGGCGCGGGCACGGCTGCGCGTGCCCTCCAGTACTCCGTATCCCGTCGACCGGAGCGAGGTGTCCACGCCCAGCACTCTGACGGCGTCACGCATCCTGTTCGCTCAGCGCTTCGAGCACGTCGTCGTCGATGTCGAAGGCCCCGTACACGTTCTGGACGTCGTCCAGATCTTCCAGTTCCTCGACAAAGCGGATCAGTCCGGCGGCCTGTTCCCTGTCGTCGATCTTCAGCGGCACGTCCGGGAGCATGGTCACGGAGGCGGTGTCCGGGCGGACCCCCTGCTGTTCGAGCGCTTCGCAGACGGTGCTGAAGTCGACGGGATCGGTGATGATCTCGAACTGGTCGCCTTCGCGTTTCATATCCTCGGCCCCCGCCTCGAGCACGATATTCATGAGGCGGTCCTCCTCGACGTCCCCGCCGTCGACCAAAATCTGTCCCTTGCGCTGGAACATGTGGCTTACGGCGCCCGATTCGGCCAGATTGCCGCCATTGCGCGTGAAGGTGCTGCGGACTTCGGAGGCGGAACGGTTGCGATTATCCGTCAGCACGTGCACCAGCAGGCCCACCCCGCCCTGCGCGTAGCCTTCGTACAGGGTCTCTTCCAGGGCTGCCCCGCCGAGTTCCCCGGTACCCTTCTTCACGGCGCGATCGATGTTGTCCGCCGGCATATTCGCCTCGCGCGCCTTCTGGATACAGGTGCGCAGCGTAATATTCATATCGGCATCGCCGCCGCCTTCGCGCGCGGCCACGGTAATATCCTTTGCCAGTTTGCTGAACAGTTTTCCACGGGCGGCGTCGGCGCGCCCCTTCTTATGCTTGATATTCGCCCATTTACTGTGTCCGGCCATAGTGGAGATCCTCTCGCTGAATGGAATACCCGCAAACGGTACAAATGCGCTAACTCCGTGTCACGAACAATTGAGCGCTTCCGCCCGCGCCTCATCTTCATTGACCCCCGAACCCCGTGCGGCTAGCGTATACCGTTTTCCCGGCAAAGGGGATGCTGCACTGATGAATGGGTTAAGGCAACGAACTGAATACCTGGGGGTCCGGGCGACCCTGAACCTCGTGGCCCTGATGCCGGAACCGCTCACGCGCGTGCTGTTCAGGGGTCTCGCGCTGGGCTACTTTCTGGTCGGCCGACGCCGGCGCCGGCTGACGCTGACGAACCTGCGCGCCGCCCTTCCCGAGCTTCCCGCCCGCCGGAGGCTGCGGCTGGCGCTGGGCACATATCTTCACGTCAGCGAAGTGGCGCTGCACAGCGCGCGGATGCTCTGCCGCCTCTGGACGGAGGCGGAGCTTGACGCGCAGGTGGACGACGACGCGGCGCAGCGGCTGCTCGCGCTCGAAGCGGAGCATGAAAAGGGGCTGATGATTGTCAGCGCGCATCTCGGCGACTGGGAGTTCATGGGCCGTTGCCTTGCGCGTACTCTGCGGCGCCCGAAGCATCTCGTCGCGCGCAGGAGCGATAACCGTCTGATCGAGGAAGACGTCGTGCGCCGTTTGCGCGGGGTATTCAACACCGGCATCATCTATAAGAAAGGCGCCGGGACGGCCATGGTCCGGGCCCTGCTCCGCGGCGAGCATGTCGGCATCCTGATCGACCAGAAACTCAGCCGCAAACAGGGCGGCATCGAGACCGATTTTTTCGGCCGCCCGGCCCTGGCGGTCAGCGCGCCGGCGGCGCTCGCCCTCCGGTACGACATTCCCGTCGTCCCGGTCTTCCTCTTCCGTACCGGCCGCAACCGCTACAGGCTCGAGGTCGACGGTCCGGTCGACCCGCCCGCCGAAGGACAACCCGAACGCGAACGCATCGCCGATTTGACACAACGCCTGCAAAAGATTATCGAAGAGAAGGTTAGAGAGCATCCCGAACAGTGGTTCTGGATGCATGACCGCTGGCGGCCGTCGAAGAAAACAAAGAGGGCGCAAGAGAATGTCGGATGAAGACAGGATGCGCGCGGAAGCGGCAGGACGATTCGGAGATCCGTCCCTACCCCTGGGTACCGTCACGGACATCGCCACACGGGTTTCTCATGCAGGCTAAGGCACTGGTGATCAGCGACGGCAAGCCGGGACATGTGAACCAGGCGCATGCCCTCTGCCGTCACCTCGAACTCCAGCCCGACACCATAGAGGTCGCCCACCGTCATCGGTTCGCGCGCGCTGCCACGTATGTGCTGGATCGTCTCGGCGTCAAATCGACCCTCCCCTTCACGATGCAGGCTGACGGACGGCGGTTTGATCTCCTGCAGTTGCGGCAGCGACGACATGAAACGGCGCTCGTCGTCTCCGCCGGCTCCGCGACCTACTACCCGAACAAGGTGATTGCCGCGGCCAGCCGGCGTCCGAACGTGGCCATCCTGAATCCCGGGGGGTACCGGCTCGATTTCGACCGCGTGCTCGTTCCCGAATATGACCGGCAGCCCGCGGCCGGGCCTGTCGTCCCCCTGCCCATCAACCTCTGCGACACCGACCCCGCCTATTACCGCGACCGGCGCGAGGAATTCCTTGAACGCCATCTGCCGCGGAAACGCGGAGTGGGCCTCATTATCGGGGGACCCAACCACGCCTTTGACATGAACCCCGCCGATATCAGGAGCTACGTGGAACGGATCTTCGACCTCACCCCGGAGCACGAGCACTGGGTCACCACCTCGCGCCGCACCCCTCCGGAGGTCGAGGCGGTGATCGACCGGTTTTCCTTTGACTTCAAACTCATCTACAGCCGCGAACCCTACAACCCCATTCCGGCCTTCATCGCCCTCTGCGACACGTTATGCGTGACCGATGACTCGGCGTCCATGCTGAGCGAGTGCGCCTCGTTCGGGGATGCACGGCTCGAGATACTCCCCAACCGTCCACTCAAAAGTCCCAACAAGTTCGAGCGGCTGGTCGAAGGGCTTCGCCGCCGCCGCGCGGCCCAC
It contains:
- a CDS encoding ribose-phosphate diphosphokinase codes for the protein MKILAGTAHRDLAERIAGDAGAELGHVEISRFPDGEVFVKIKDNVRGADLFIIQPLSYPPNESLMELLIMIDAAKRASANRITAVLPFYGYARQDRKDQPRVPITAKLVANLLVAAGANRLLTVDLHAQQIQGFFDIPVDHLYASPIIVRHLRAKRNLKNLVVVSPDPGGLKMAYGYARQLEAGLALIGKQRKSSSDVESAYLVGEVQDCDTLIVDDIVSTAGTLSGAAQLLKDSGARSIRAAVTHSLLCEKGVERIRASAIEELITTDSVPQRIQNDGFDLTILSLSELLAEAICRIHKQQSVSCLFRVEE
- a CDS encoding metallophosphoesterase codes for the protein MIDYEQLERRIGRVHLERRLNRQSLHVSEVFGPGRTRFHLERMRRLHAVIRGTLKAAGMYRRGLRNTLDVRVRRQRVLLPSLPEAFDGFTVLHLSDLHLDAHPPVTDVLIGKIRALDYDHAVVTGDFRESTFESFDRAVELTLRLKSALPGPVHAVLGNHDFIEMTDPLEEAGLRFLINEGVSIRRGDDMIYLAGVDDPHFYETENLDKALSGGIDAPVRILLAHSPELYRKAAAGNVDLYLCGHTHGGQICLPGGVAVAGNVRCPRAFRHGLWRFDEMQGYTSVGAGASSVPVRYNCPPEITLIRLERGQL
- the pth gene encoding aminoacyl-tRNA hydrolase, translating into MKAVIGLGNPGPRYSGTRHNAGFEVLDELAQRLGVAFRRKWRLKSDLAEAPGFDQPVWLVKPRTLMNRSGEAATAVLRRSPAEMQDLLLVYDDLALDLGRIRVRPGGSAGGHNGVRSVAAALGAQDVPRLRIGVGPRPPGADQVAYVLGRFTPDEREVMNEVRGRAADAVEAVLRDGVEAAMNAHNGRE
- a CDS encoding lysophospholipid acyltransferase family protein, whose amino-acid sequence is MNGLRQRTEYLGVRATLNLVALMPEPLTRVLFRGLALGYFLVGRRRRRLTLTNLRAALPELPARRRLRLALGTYLHVSEVALHSARMLCRLWTEAELDAQVDDDAAQRLLALEAEHEKGLMIVSAHLGDWEFMGRCLARTLRRPKHLVARRSDNRLIEEDVVRRLRGVFNTGIIYKKGAGTAMVRALLRGEHVGILIDQKLSRKQGGIETDFFGRPALAVSAPAALALRYDIPVVPVFLFRTGRNRYRLEVDGPVDPPAEGQPERERIADLTQRLQKIIEEKVREHPEQWFWMHDRWRPSKKTKRAQENVG
- the ruvC gene encoding crossover junction endodeoxyribonuclease RuvC, which encodes MRDAVRVLGVDTSLRSTGYGVLEGTRSRARALTWGVIRNRRDCSRTRCLAHLASGIGACLDEYLPLETAIEGVFFCRNARTSLILGEARGAVLTTCAQRDVEVFEYAPRRVKEAVVGNGSARKEQIELMIRRLTGIQEKLPSDAADALAIAWCHLASATGPEALRGKGRV
- a CDS encoding YebC/PmpR family DNA-binding transcriptional regulator — translated: MAGHSKWANIKHKKGRADAARGKLFSKLAKDITVAAREGGGDADMNITLRTCIQKAREANMPADNIDRAVKKGTGELGGAALEETLYEGYAQGGVGLLVHVLTDNRNRSASEVRSTFTRNGGNLAESGAVSHMFQRKGQILVDGGDVEEDRLMNIVLEAGAEDMKREGDQFEIITDPVDFSTVCEALEQQGVRPDTASVTMLPDVPLKIDDREQAAGLIRFVEELEDLDDVQNVYGAFDIDDDVLEALSEQDA
- the rpsR gene encoding 30S ribosomal protein S18 encodes the protein MAQELRNVEEIDYKDAELLRKFMTEEGKITPRRITGATAAQQRQLKRAIRRARNMGLVP
- a CDS encoding single-stranded DNA-binding protein is translated as MADMNRVFLAGNLTRDPEVRYTPSGTAVSDLGLAVNEQYRTRSGETEERTVFVDITVWGRQAETSGEYLSKGSPVLIEGRLQLDQWENRQGEKRSKLKVRADRVQFLGRPRNARYEDAPQDGGRQSRGENPQAQQQEEDDDIPF
- a CDS encoding cupin domain-containing protein, which encodes MMRRVDRDASFWIRELGMERHPEGGWFVRTYESCIRIDESALPEGFEGGRPAASSIYYLLGPGDYSAFHRLRGEELWQHRAGGALCLHRIDADGVYAPVRLGSGPESGSERQAVVPPGTWMAAECLEPSSCALVSCTVTPGFEYADFELADPESLAARFPAHAERIRRLGGRSPGSS
- the rplI gene encoding 50S ribosomal protein L9, with amino-acid sequence MAKEVILLERVENLGIEGDVVRVADGYARNYLVPRGLAAPVTEGRRRQIENKRRERLRQMREELEAARELAEKIDGMDCTVLVKTGDQGQLFGSVNAQLIADKVREEKGIELDRKQIVLEDPIRELGVFDVAVDLHPEVQPKLKVWVVEE
- a CDS encoding ELM1/GtrOC1 family putative glycosyltransferase, coding for MKTGCARKRQDDSEIRPYPWVPSRTSPHGFLMQAKALVISDGKPGHVNQAHALCRHLELQPDTIEVAHRHRFARAATYVLDRLGVKSTLPFTMQADGRRFDLLQLRQRRHETALVVSAGSATYYPNKVIAAASRRPNVAILNPGGYRLDFDRVLVPEYDRQPAAGPVVPLPINLCDTDPAYYRDRREEFLERHLPRKRGVGLIIGGPNHAFDMNPADIRSYVERIFDLTPEHEHWVTTSRRTPPEVEAVIDRFSFDFKLIYSREPYNPIPAFIALCDTLCVTDDSASMLSECASFGDARLEILPNRPLKSPNKFERLVEGLRRRRAAHVFDGSLGDEREKIDLGPILREAINPILKKW
- the rpsF gene encoding 30S ribosomal protein S6, whose product is MRVYEGLFIFPESLGEDELNEAVEKVKSEVGRVGGEVENTARMGRRPFARPQGKHTAGHYVIMNLKLDEQRMDDLKKRIKLGTEVLRSQFTRVEDRAAAGREA
- a CDS encoding 50S ribosomal protein L25 encodes the protein MTEEILLQAVTRTETGTRPCRRMRRSGQLPAVCYRESGESQSLALQERAVQRMLRSHASENMVLQLSIDESGPIQAFLKDVQHEPLGEGLVHVDLQEISANQKLRVAIPVHLTGEPAGAVEGGVLEHLHGQIEVECLPADIVDMFEVDVSALNIGDSLSIADVPMDKSKYDLLDDPEIAIAHVSAPRTEEEEMAEEEEALEGEEGEAGEEGAEGEAGEGEEPSEG